DNA from Lentilitoribacter sp. Alg239-R112:
ATCAGTATCAATTTCAATGTCATTGCTTTCTATATAAGTCATAAAATGAGCAAGTAGCTGAGGTCTATATTCGTCAGCCTCAGAGGAAGGTTCGGCCAGATCTTTTACAAAAGGACAGATTTTTGCCACTCGATAAGGCTTCTTCACAGCCTTTTCTTCCTTGATGCGAAAACGACAAATCCCTGCAACAGAAACCACATACCGACCATCACCGGATTCAGCCAGCGAAATTATGCGACCCAACGTTCCAACATTGCAAAGATCATCAACCGGTTTTGCATCTTCTGTTACATAGTTTGTCTGAACCACCGCGACCAACCTATCTCCGGCAAGCGCATCGTCAAACAGTTCAAGATACCGCGGCTCAAAAATATTTAGTGGCAGGACACTACCTGGTAATAAGAAGGCACCAGATAACGGGAAAAGACGTGCCTCATTTGGCAGGTCTTCTTCGCTCCGATAATGCATATTTCCTACTTGCATGACATATCCTTTTCTTAGAATAACATGATGCCAATATTGAACGAACTAATCAAACACCAAATCGGAAAAACTGCCTGAGAGCTTAGCTTATGAAAATAAGACCGACGACAATTTGCGCCGACCAGATGCGCTTGCAGGGTCGGCAGGACCCCACGCTTCAAAAAAATCGAGTAACACTTTACGTGCGCCGTCATCGTTCCACTCGCGATCACGCTTCATGATAGCGATCAACTCGTCGACAGCCCTATCTTTATCGCCCATGGCATTATAAATTTTTGCCAGATCCACACGTGCTTCATGATCATTTTCATCTGCAGCGAGCCTTGCTTGCAGCTCATCAGGATTACCAAGATCAGCAACTTCTTTTGCCATTGAAACACGCTTTATAGCACCGGCGATTGTCGGCTCTGTTTTTGCATCCTCTGGCAGGCGGTCCAACAATTCTGCAGCTTGATCGAGTTTGCGACTTTCGATCATACAGTCAACAATACCAGCAATCGCACGAGGATTACCCTTATCTTCCTGCATAACAATGGAAAATGCTTGTGCAGCTTGCTCGATATCGCCACCGCTCAACGCAGCTTCGCCAGCCTCTAGCATTTGTTCAATGCGTTCCTGCATTTGCGCTTGCGGTGAAGATGCAGCAAGCTTTGTAATCATCTCATTGATCTTGCTTTCAGGTACCATACCCATAAAGCCATCAACTGGTTGACCACCGACATATGCTGCCACAGCTGGAATCGATTGAATTCCCATCTGACTAGCAATTTCCGGATATTTCTCAATATCAAGCTTTACAAGCCGAACAGCACCAGCAGCTTTTTTAACAGCGTTTTCAAGCAAAGGTGTAAGCTGTTTACATGGCCCACACCAAGGGGCCCAAAAATCCACAATGATAGGCATCTGCGCAGAAGCTTGAACCACATCACGTGCAAAATCATTGGTTGTTGTGTCAATAATAAGTTCACCACTTGGCGCTGGCTGAGATGGCGCAGGGCTAGTTGGTGTCGCCCCCACATTCACGCTACCGCCGCCATAAGAGACCGATCCCTGATATTGGCTACCATCATTATGTGCGTATGGATTGTCGTTATCACTCATTATATCTACTCATCTATTTGCGCTACTATCAGCATTGATCATCCAAAATCGTATCAGATCACGCTCTGCGGAGGTATTATCTCATATAATCGACTTGATATAGATTTATTGTGAAATTTTCAAAATTAAAGGGTCATGCCCAAAATGTTTTGCAAAGCGAATAAGATCATCTCTGTGAATTGACGTCGTTGCATCATTCTGCAAGGGGTGACAATTGATAATTTCATGCTCCAGCAAAGGTTTGTCTATAACCATATTTACCCGATGATTAGTATCATTCATGACAGCAAATGCCGTGACAGAACCAGGGATAACACCCAGATACTCTAACAATTTATCAGGCTTGCCAAATGAAACACGGCTCCGCGCGTCAATCAGAGTGTGAATTTTCTTCA
Protein-coding regions in this window:
- a CDS encoding LON peptidase substrate-binding domain-containing protein, which codes for MQVGNMHYRSEEDLPNEARLFPLSGAFLLPGSVLPLNIFEPRYLELFDDALAGDRLVAVVQTNYVTEDAKPVDDLCNVGTLGRIISLAESGDGRYVVSVAGICRFRIKEEKAVKKPYRVAKICPFVKDLAEPSSEADEYRPQLLAHFMTYIESNDIEIDTDDYKQLRVPDLVNILSSLVPFDIAEKQALLEADYKTRVETLVALLDMGYSSDDDETPQTVQ
- a CDS encoding co-chaperone YbbN — its product is MSDNDNPYAHNDGSQYQGSVSYGGGSVNVGATPTSPAPSQPAPSGELIIDTTTNDFARDVVQASAQMPIIVDFWAPWCGPCKQLTPLLENAVKKAAGAVRLVKLDIEKYPEIASQMGIQSIPAVAAYVGGQPVDGFMGMVPESKINEMITKLAASSPQAQMQERIEQMLEAGEAALSGGDIEQAAQAFSIVMQEDKGNPRAIAGIVDCMIESRKLDQAAELLDRLPEDAKTEPTIAGAIKRVSMAKEVADLGNPDELQARLAADENDHEARVDLAKIYNAMGDKDRAVDELIAIMKRDREWNDDGARKVLLDFFEAWGPADPASASGRRKLSSVLFS
- a CDS encoding YbaK/EbsC family protein, whose translation is MQKTKDDLLEILDDLGISYTNYDHEPVFTVEESNSLCSDIPGGHTKNLFLKDKKDNFFLVVLEEHADVDLKKIHTLIDARSRVSFGKPDKLLEYLGVIPGSVTAFAVMNDTNHRVNMVIDKPLLEHEIINCHPLQNDATTSIHRDDLIRFAKHFGHDPLILKISQ